In the genome of Cellvibrio sp. KY-YJ-3, one region contains:
- the tolQ gene encoding protein TolQ: MSEANQSLSILHLMLEASFLVQMVMVILFLASVISWVMIFQREVYQRKASAAFVYFEKQFWSGIDLNQLYRQGNSRNEAVESIESIFRAGFKEFTRLRQQAGADSDAIMEGSMRAMRVALAREHEKLEENLPFLASVASVSPYIGLFGTVWGIMVSFLNIANAGQPSLATVAPGIAEALIATAMGLFAAIPAVLAYNKFSARAENLMSNYQTFAEEFSAILHRQVHSK; the protein is encoded by the coding sequence ATGTCGGAAGCTAATCAAAGTCTGTCGATCCTGCACCTCATGCTTGAGGCCAGTTTTTTAGTGCAAATGGTGATGGTGATTCTATTTTTGGCATCAGTCATTTCCTGGGTCATGATTTTTCAGCGCGAGGTATACCAACGCAAAGCATCTGCCGCGTTTGTGTATTTTGAAAAGCAATTTTGGTCTGGTATCGATTTGAATCAACTCTATCGCCAAGGTAATAGCCGCAATGAAGCGGTAGAGAGTATTGAAAGTATTTTTCGCGCCGGGTTTAAAGAGTTTACTCGTTTGCGTCAGCAGGCTGGCGCCGACTCGGATGCAATTATGGAGGGCTCGATGCGTGCCATGCGCGTTGCACTTGCCCGCGAACATGAAAAACTGGAGGAGAATCTGCCATTCCTTGCCAGCGTGGCTTCAGTTAGCCCCTATATTGGTTTGTTTGGTACTGTGTGGGGCATTATGGTGTCCTTCCTAAATATCGCTAATGCTGGTCAGCCTAGTCTTGCAACCGTTGCCCCTGGTATTGCCGAAGCATTGATCGCCACCGCGATGGGGTTGTTTGCCGCAATTCCGGCGGTCTTGGCTTACAACAAATTCTCGGCACGCGCTGAAAATTTGATGAGTAATTATCAAACCTTTGCTGAAGAATTTTCAGCCATTCTGCATCGCCAGGTTCACAGTAAATAA
- the tolR gene encoding protein TolR has protein sequence MSGFGPPVKKKLKAEINVVPLIDVMLVLLIVFMIAAPMMTQGIKVELPQAASEPVESKDDEPITVSVKADGSYYIDLGGDPEQARPLAEIKSIVSKVLAEKPNTLVFVQGDKKVEYGVVVTLMGELKLAGAPSVGLITEPPR, from the coding sequence ATGTCTGGATTTGGTCCACCGGTAAAAAAGAAACTTAAGGCGGAAATCAATGTGGTTCCGCTTATTGACGTCATGTTGGTATTGCTGATTGTTTTTATGATTGCCGCACCCATGATGACTCAGGGGATAAAAGTTGAATTGCCACAGGCTGCATCAGAACCAGTTGAGTCAAAAGATGACGAGCCAATTACGGTATCCGTAAAGGCTGATGGTAGTTATTACATCGATTTGGGTGGTGATCCAGAACAGGCCCGCCCACTTGCCGAAATCAAGTCTATTGTCAGCAAGGTTCTGGCGGAAAAACCCAACACTCTGGTTTTTGTTCAAGGTGATAAAAAAGTTGAGTATGGTGTCGTTGTTACCTTGATGGGTGAGTTGAAGTTGGCAGGAGCACCTTCGGTGGGTTTGATTACGGAGCCTCCGCGTTAG
- the tolA gene encoding cell envelope integrity protein TolA, translating into MRLEKSFSLPVFLSVSLHTLLLVLFLGDWNFFKKEPEPYKPHYVTATLVDLKPKAKAAPQQTKEQVLDSKAYEDLKNNKKQDEQRRKEAEALVQQKKEQEAKAAEAEKVKQQKVKEEQAKIAKAKAEKEAAEKKRKADELAKQKAEAAKKTKREQEAQEEQRRVQAALQKEAKHISDTNDDANTKSYEEMLIERVQQNWSRPPSARNGLEVVLEVNMLPNGIVTGLRVVRSSGDPAFDRSAEQAVKRVDRFTEAMQIPPDIFEKYFRVFRFTFSPEDLRS; encoded by the coding sequence ATGAGACTGGAAAAATCATTTTCACTTCCCGTATTTCTAAGTGTCTCGCTGCACACATTGTTGTTGGTTTTATTTTTAGGTGATTGGAACTTTTTTAAAAAAGAACCGGAACCCTATAAGCCCCATTATGTCACAGCTACTTTGGTTGATCTGAAGCCAAAGGCAAAAGCGGCACCGCAACAAACCAAAGAGCAAGTATTGGACTCAAAGGCTTATGAAGATTTAAAAAACAACAAAAAACAGGATGAGCAGCGCCGTAAAGAAGCTGAGGCTCTCGTGCAGCAGAAAAAAGAGCAGGAGGCGAAAGCTGCAGAAGCAGAAAAGGTAAAACAGCAAAAAGTTAAAGAGGAACAGGCAAAAATCGCAAAAGCGAAAGCAGAAAAGGAAGCGGCAGAAAAAAAACGCAAGGCAGATGAATTAGCTAAACAAAAAGCAGAGGCAGCTAAAAAGACCAAGCGCGAACAAGAAGCTCAGGAGGAGCAGCGACGAGTTCAGGCAGCTTTGCAGAAGGAAGCAAAGCACATTAGTGATACTAATGATGATGCCAATACTAAAAGCTATGAAGAAATGCTGATTGAGCGTGTACAGCAAAATTGGAGTCGCCCACCCTCTGCAAGAAACGGTCTTGAGGTGGTGTTGGAAGTAAATATGCTTCCTAACGGTATCGTGACTGGTTTGCGTGTTGTCAGGAGTAGTGGTGATCCCGCTTTTGACCGCTCGGCGGAACAGGCTGTGAAAAGGGTTGATCGTTTCACAGAGGCTATGCAGATTCCCCCTGACATTTTTGAAAAGTATTTTCGTGTATTCAGATTTACATTCAGCCCAGAGGACTTAAGGTCGTGA
- the tolB gene encoding Tol-Pal system beta propeller repeat protein TolB produces MKRYLLLCLIFVTGLAQAQLNLRVTKGVDNPTKIAVVPFAWAGGKLPEDIAKIVGNDLEFSGQFEATSPERMLSFPRAETEVHYRDWKALGAEYLLIGSVTQQAGRYYASYELFDVVQQKRVFAKLTVDGSSAQLRDMAHHISDKVYETITGIRGIFSTKLIYVEAFKQPQKYRLMISDIDGFRSRLLLESRFPLLSPVWSPNGQRVAYVSFEADNKPAIYIQDIATGRRQQMTNFRGLNGAPAWSPDGQKLAMALSKDGNPEIYVMNVLTRQLTRVTNHFAIDHEPSWSADGASLFFTSDRGGKPQIYQVHLASMQQERVTFDGDYNARARVSPDGKSLVMLNKRPGTTHHIAAQDIKSGNLRILSETNLDESPTIAPNGAMLMYATRSGGKGVLAAVSLDARVKILQPPKQGDVREPAWSPFFN; encoded by the coding sequence GTGAAACGTTATTTATTGCTGTGTCTTATTTTTGTGACTGGCTTAGCCCAAGCACAATTAAATTTGCGTGTTACTAAGGGAGTGGATAATCCCACAAAAATTGCTGTGGTCCCTTTTGCATGGGCGGGTGGAAAATTACCTGAAGATATCGCCAAAATTGTTGGTAATGATCTGGAGTTTTCAGGACAGTTTGAGGCTACCTCACCCGAGCGTATGTTATCGTTCCCTCGCGCTGAAACAGAAGTTCACTATCGCGATTGGAAGGCATTAGGGGCAGAATACTTGTTAATTGGCTCTGTCACTCAACAGGCAGGCCGTTATTACGCAAGTTATGAGTTATTCGATGTGGTGCAGCAAAAACGCGTATTTGCCAAGCTGACGGTAGATGGTTCTTCTGCCCAATTGCGTGATATGGCGCATCATATCAGCGACAAGGTTTATGAAACTATCACTGGAATCCGCGGTATTTTTTCCACTAAATTAATTTATGTAGAGGCATTCAAGCAACCGCAAAAGTATCGACTGATGATTTCCGATATTGATGGGTTTCGTTCTAGGTTGTTACTTGAGTCGCGCTTTCCCTTGTTATCCCCTGTATGGTCACCTAATGGTCAGCGCGTCGCCTATGTATCCTTTGAGGCAGACAATAAACCCGCAATTTATATTCAAGACATAGCAACTGGCCGGCGTCAACAAATGACCAATTTCCGAGGTTTAAATGGTGCTCCTGCGTGGTCGCCTGATGGCCAAAAGTTGGCAATGGCTTTATCAAAAGATGGTAATCCCGAAATCTACGTAATGAATGTGCTAACCCGACAATTGACGCGGGTAACTAATCATTTTGCAATCGATCATGAACCTAGTTGGTCGGCGGATGGCGCGTCACTCTTTTTTACTTCGGACAGAGGTGGTAAGCCACAAATTTATCAGGTTCATTTGGCTAGTATGCAGCAGGAGCGAGTTACCTTTGATGGTGACTATAATGCACGTGCACGGGTTTCTCCTGACGGCAAAAGCCTTGTTATGTTAAACAAGCGCCCAGGTACTACACATCATATTGCTGCACAGGATATAAAATCTGGAAATTTACGTATTTTGTCCGAGACAAACCTTGATGAATCACCTACTATAGCGCCCAATGGCGCTATGCTGATGTATGCGACTCGTTCTGGTGGTAAAGGAGTATTGGCGGCCGTGTCCTTGGATGCGCGTGTCAAAATCCTCCAGCCCCCAAAACAGGGTGATGTGCGGGAACCCGCATGGTCGCCATTCTTTAACTAA
- the pal gene encoding peptidoglycan-associated lipoprotein Pal yields MITKAIKQGLTLAVVMSFLVGCSSSDNATTEAPTTGTAVTDTSATEATLSNVVYFDFDQYALTAESRAVLLAHADKLKGASVAVRLEGHADERGSREYNMALGEKRANAVRDFLVTQGVNGSSLEVVSFGEEQPAATGSDEASWAQNRRVEVKY; encoded by the coding sequence ATGATCACCAAGGCAATCAAGCAAGGTCTTACTTTGGCTGTTGTTATGTCTTTCCTGGTTGGCTGTTCAAGCAGCGACAACGCAACTACCGAAGCTCCAACTACTGGTACTGCAGTAACTGACACCAGCGCTACAGAAGCTACTTTGTCAAATGTTGTTTACTTTGACTTCGATCAATACGCTTTGACCGCTGAAAGCCGTGCTGTTTTGTTGGCTCATGCTGACAAACTGAAAGGTGCTTCAGTTGCTGTGCGTTTGGAAGGTCACGCTGATGAGCGCGGTTCGCGTGAATACAACATGGCTCTGGGCGAAAAACGTGCTAACGCTGTTCGCGATTTCCTCGTGACTCAAGGCGTTAACGGTTCTTCTCTGGAAGTTGTAAGCTTCGGAGAAGAACAACCAGCTGCTACCGGTAGTGATGAAGCCTCTTGGGCTCAAAACCGTCGCGTAGAAGTTAAGTACTAA
- a CDS encoding YbgF trimerization domain-containing protein: protein MLKNLIAVALIASAPVLQAQVRVVESSPQGFGSGVAQPNMPASAESDVYSQIRSLQEEIATLRGLVEEQAYELKQLKQLQLDNYIDLDRRISGGSQSAAPAPSDEPLVSPSASVVDDNASEADVYKAAYDLLNQKDFTGAESAFKDHLTRFPSGDFASNSHYWLGKIAMLKKDYPQAKSWFTDLIANFPSAAKVPDAQLDLGKVYFLMGDKVKAKSLLSQLAAGNTDAARLASKFISDNF from the coding sequence ATGCTTAAAAATCTGATTGCTGTTGCCTTAATAGCTTCGGCTCCAGTCCTACAGGCACAAGTACGGGTTGTTGAGTCTTCACCTCAGGGCTTTGGCTCTGGGGTGGCTCAACCCAATATGCCTGCCTCCGCTGAATCTGACGTTTACTCTCAAATTCGCTCTCTGCAAGAAGAAATAGCTACCTTGCGTGGCCTTGTTGAAGAGCAAGCCTATGAGCTTAAGCAGCTCAAGCAATTACAGCTGGATAATTATATTGATTTGGATCGTCGGATATCCGGTGGTTCGCAATCAGCTGCACCAGCCCCTTCGGATGAGCCTCTTGTTTCGCCCTCTGCCTCTGTTGTTGATGACAATGCCAGTGAAGCTGATGTTTATAAAGCAGCTTATGATTTATTGAATCAAAAAGATTTTACTGGTGCAGAAAGTGCGTTCAAGGATCACTTAACCCGTTTTCCTAGCGGTGATTTTGCAAGTAATAGTCATTATTGGCTTGGTAAAATCGCAATGCTAAAAAAAGATTATCCTCAAGCAAAATCCTGGTTCACGGATTTGATCGCAAATTTTCCTTCCGCTGCAAAAGTACCTGATGCCCAATTGGATTTAGGAAAGGTATATTTCCTGATGGGTGATAAGGTTAAAGCTAAGTCGTTATTAAGTCAGCTTGCCGCTGGGAACACCGATGCTGCCAGATTGGCCTCAAAATTTATTAGTGATAACTTTTAA
- a CDS encoding lipid A deacylase LpxR family protein, translated as MNTRPGTQAHHKSLVLVQAVVIQLIALSLLISISSFADAKTDDYLRSQQPEWLKLASVVEDEKRPLLQLDNPDINSHRSWAFAFDNDFLVPGHRDQDYTYGLNFTQTGQLVAESKLGLNNLLTNIDNWLGNKHASISQQEITSREIGAFGFTPEDIAVFIANPEDRPYASLVYLSNTREQIDLVENVAWKSTLTLGVLGLDVVGELQNHVHKAVAGKQAQGWDNQISDGGELTGRYVLARQQYFDQLSDKVEIKSTIQGSIGYLTEASWGLSLRAGRIHSPWSSFNPELASYGEKSSYSSSAKAVNERYFWTGFTIKARAYNAFLQGQFRNSAVTYEHSQLRPLLVEAWAGYTFAFQNGYRISYVIRGHSSEIKYGAGDRSLVWGGIIVARSI; from the coding sequence ATGAATACTCGCCCCGGTACACAAGCACACCATAAATCATTGGTGTTGGTTCAAGCTGTTGTAATTCAGCTAATTGCACTCAGTCTTTTAATCAGTATTAGCAGTTTCGCCGATGCTAAAACTGATGACTACTTGCGCTCACAACAGCCCGAATGGTTGAAGCTCGCATCCGTAGTTGAGGATGAAAAGCGCCCGCTGCTTCAGCTAGACAACCCTGACATCAACAGCCATCGAAGCTGGGCTTTTGCATTTGACAATGATTTTTTAGTACCCGGTCACAGAGATCAGGACTATACCTATGGCCTGAACTTTACCCAAACGGGTCAATTAGTTGCAGAGAGCAAGTTGGGATTGAACAACTTATTAACCAATATCGATAACTGGCTCGGCAATAAACATGCGTCAATCAGCCAGCAAGAGATTACCAGTCGTGAGATAGGTGCTTTTGGTTTCACTCCAGAAGACATAGCTGTCTTCATTGCAAACCCCGAGGATCGCCCCTACGCAAGTTTGGTGTATCTATCAAATACACGGGAACAAATTGACTTGGTGGAGAATGTCGCGTGGAAAAGCACACTGACCCTTGGCGTTCTTGGACTCGACGTGGTCGGAGAATTGCAAAACCATGTACACAAAGCAGTAGCCGGCAAACAGGCACAGGGTTGGGACAATCAAATCAGTGACGGTGGTGAATTAACCGGTCGTTATGTGCTGGCGCGCCAACAATATTTTGACCAGCTGTCGGATAAGGTTGAGATCAAAAGCACTATTCAAGGATCTATAGGTTACCTGACAGAAGCAAGCTGGGGGCTCAGTTTGCGTGCGGGTCGCATTCACAGCCCTTGGTCATCATTTAACCCTGAATTGGCAAGTTATGGGGAGAAGTCGTCTTATTCAAGCAGTGCAAAAGCAGTTAATGAACGTTATTTCTGGACCGGATTCACCATCAAGGCTCGCGCTTATAACGCATTTTTACAAGGACAATTTCGCAACAGTGCGGTCACGTACGAACACAGTCAATTGCGCCCTTTACTAGTGGAGGCTTGGGCCGGTTACACTTTTGCATTTCAAAATGGTTATCGAATCAGCTATGTAATACGTGGACACAGCTCGGAAATTAAATACGGTGCAGGTGATCGCAGCTTGGTGTGGGGCGGAATTATTGTTGCGCGCAGTATTTAA
- a CDS encoding TetR/AcrR family transcriptional regulator, with the protein MSKRELKKDHLLDAGLKVMATRGYNGTSIQDIVNAADVPKGSFYTYFKSKEDFAIEALEKVTEERMIQNRHLLNDRSIPPQERLIRFFVANIGGCEENLNGGCFIGNMCQEMSESSEAIRLKVRQMLRNSTQAIEDVLEEARLKDGLESQLPSAILAEFLFNAWEGTVMRMKASKCREPLNAFLTVLPEIFTKK; encoded by the coding sequence ATGAGCAAACGCGAACTGAAAAAAGATCATCTCCTTGACGCTGGCCTGAAGGTTATGGCTACCCGTGGCTACAATGGCACTAGCATTCAGGACATAGTCAACGCCGCCGATGTACCCAAAGGCTCCTTCTATACCTACTTCAAAAGCAAAGAAGATTTTGCGATTGAAGCGCTAGAGAAAGTGACCGAAGAGCGCATGATTCAAAATCGCCACCTACTCAACGACCGCAGTATTCCGCCGCAGGAACGACTTATCCGCTTTTTTGTAGCAAATATTGGCGGCTGTGAGGAAAACCTCAATGGTGGCTGCTTTATTGGCAACATGTGTCAGGAGATGTCGGAATCAAGCGAAGCCATTCGCTTGAAAGTACGGCAGATGCTGCGCAACAGCACACAAGCTATCGAAGATGTACTGGAAGAAGCGCGGCTCAAAGATGGCCTTGAAAGCCAATTACCCTCCGCTATTTTGGCAGAATTTTTATTTAATGCCTGGGAGGGTACGGTAATGCGCATGAAAGCATCAAAATGTCGCGAACCGTTAAACGCCTTTTTAACTGTACTACCCGAAATATTTACCAAAAAATAG
- a CDS encoding nucleoid-associated protein: protein MALTSIVAHRIYRHSPGGAFELQLRSEVFELNGKLEELAYELKTQFIRKGGKSYGRFSDELGEFPLPAWLRDCREERLGFLSFSHKAMQQFQQALEKAESLLDAYIVFVEEKLEVGDTLSVYLVEHQSGLYLDGELALDESLFLDTSGFTLAAKIQLNDWTSGDSTTYLTLMRARSDKDIAEAFTHFIAFTDKQDIKHETAEFLKVVDDFSNTLDENTARITRTKVVDYCLEQNKAGKAVTIADLSTTLAEEVKSYEPERFVRYVESTKPDIKPEFIPHAGQIRSYVRISGRNDSLSMSFASDCLGREIEYDPEQDTLTIRNLPPALKARLIKHLKEAQ from the coding sequence ATGGCCTTAACCTCGATTGTTGCTCACCGTATTTATCGCCACAGCCCCGGTGGCGCATTTGAGTTACAGCTGCGTAGCGAGGTATTTGAACTCAATGGCAAACTCGAAGAGCTGGCCTATGAATTAAAAACCCAATTTATCCGCAAGGGCGGCAAGAGCTACGGCCGCTTCTCCGATGAGCTGGGTGAGTTTCCCCTGCCCGCTTGGTTGCGCGACTGCCGCGAAGAGCGTTTGGGTTTTCTCAGTTTCAGCCACAAAGCCATGCAACAATTCCAACAGGCGCTGGAAAAAGCCGAATCGCTGTTGGATGCCTATATCGTTTTTGTCGAAGAGAAACTGGAAGTGGGCGATACCTTGAGTGTGTATCTGGTTGAACACCAAAGCGGTTTGTATCTGGATGGAGAACTGGCGCTTGATGAGTCACTCTTTCTGGATACCAGCGGCTTTACCCTCGCCGCTAAAATCCAACTGAATGACTGGACTAGTGGTGACTCCACCACCTATTTGACACTGATGCGCGCGCGTAGCGATAAAGATATCGCCGAAGCCTTCACCCACTTTATCGCTTTCACCGATAAGCAGGATATCAAACATGAAACCGCTGAATTCTTAAAAGTGGTCGATGACTTCAGCAATACACTGGATGAAAACACCGCCCGCATCACCCGCACCAAGGTAGTTGATTACTGTTTGGAACAAAATAAAGCCGGCAAGGCGGTGACTATTGCCGATCTATCCACCACCCTTGCAGAAGAAGTAAAAAGCTACGAACCGGAGCGGTTTGTACGCTATGTGGAGAGCACCAAACCCGACATCAAACCCGAATTTATTCCACACGCGGGTCAGATCCGCAGCTATGTCCGTATCAGTGGCCGCAATGATTCACTCAGCATGAGTTTTGCATCAGATTGTTTGGGGCGCGAGATAGAATATGATCCAGAGCAGGATACCCTCACCATTCGCAATTTACCGCCAGCTCTTAAAGCTCGGTTAATTAAGCATTTGAAAGAAGCGCAGTAA
- a CDS encoding RidA family protein yields MTIQRLNPAARWSDATIFNGIAHFVEVPNNTGCTMVEQIAQILVQAELTLAAIGSDKTRLLSATIYLTDKENIAALNAAWEAWLPEGCAPSRACIKVELLDPAMLVEIAFVAALLP; encoded by the coding sequence ATGACAATCCAACGTTTAAACCCTGCCGCGCGCTGGTCAGATGCCACTATTTTTAATGGCATCGCACACTTTGTAGAGGTGCCCAATAATACCGGCTGCACAATGGTTGAACAGATAGCGCAAATTTTGGTGCAGGCAGAGTTGACACTGGCGGCGATTGGCAGCGATAAAACCCGTCTGCTGTCGGCCACTATTTATCTGACTGATAAAGAAAATATCGCCGCGCTCAATGCGGCTTGGGAGGCATGGCTGCCTGAGGGCTGCGCACCTTCGCGTGCCTGCATTAAGGTGGAACTGCTCGATCCGGCGATGTTGGTGGAAATCGCTTTTGTTGCTGCACTTTTGCCATAG
- a CDS encoding PilT/PilU family type 4a pilus ATPase encodes MATPIDQYLNILAKKDGSDLYLSTGAPPCAKFQGVLKPLTSEPFKPGEIERIANAIMDEEQRNIFAQELEMNLAISIHGVGRFRINIFKQRNEVAIVARNIKTDIPQFDDLGLPEVLKDVIMTKRGLVLFVGGTGSGKSTSLAALIDHRNSSSGGHIITIEDPVEFVHKHKRSVINQREVGVDTRSYKAALKNTLRQAPDVILIGEIRDRETMEHALEFAETGHLAISTLHANNANQALERIVNLFPEERRPQLLMGLSQNLRAFVSQRLVPTVDGKRCAAVEVLLGTKTIQELIFKNRFTEIKEIMEKSENLGMQTFDGAIFKLYMAGKISFDDAIANADSPNNLRLRIKLATDGAAPAAAEASVVKAASAVPSGFGELSLQKIDDEDGAE; translated from the coding sequence ATGGCAACGCCTATCGATCAATACCTGAATATTCTCGCTAAAAAAGATGGCTCGGATTTATATCTCAGCACCGGTGCACCACCCTGTGCAAAATTTCAGGGGGTATTAAAACCGCTCACCTCCGAGCCGTTTAAACCCGGTGAAATTGAGCGCATCGCCAATGCCATTATGGATGAGGAACAGCGCAATATTTTTGCGCAAGAGCTGGAAATGAATCTGGCGATTTCGATTCACGGTGTCGGTCGCTTCCGCATTAATATTTTTAAACAACGCAATGAAGTGGCGATTGTAGCGCGCAATATTAAAACTGATATTCCCCAATTTGATGACCTCGGCCTGCCCGAGGTATTAAAAGATGTGATTATGACCAAACGTGGTTTGGTGCTATTTGTCGGTGGCACCGGCTCGGGTAAATCGACATCGCTGGCAGCACTGATTGACCATCGTAATTCGTCCAGCGGCGGTCATATTATTACCATTGAGGATCCGGTTGAGTTTGTCCATAAACACAAACGCAGTGTGATCAATCAGCGCGAAGTCGGCGTGGATACTCGCAGCTACAAAGCGGCACTTAAAAATACTCTGCGTCAAGCACCCGATGTGATTTTGATTGGTGAAATTCGTGATCGTGAAACCATGGAACACGCGCTGGAATTTGCTGAAACCGGACATTTGGCTATTTCCACCTTGCACGCCAATAACGCCAACCAGGCACTGGAGCGCATTGTGAATTTATTTCCCGAGGAACGCCGCCCGCAATTATTAATGGGCCTGTCGCAAAACTTGCGCGCTTTTGTCTCCCAGCGTTTAGTGCCCACTGTGGATGGTAAACGCTGCGCGGCAGTTGAAGTATTGCTCGGCACCAAAACAATTCAGGAATTAATTTTTAAAAATCGGTTTACCGAAATTAAAGAGATTATGGAGAAATCTGAAAATCTCGGTATGCAAACATTTGATGGGGCGATTTTTAAATTGTATATGGCCGGAAAAATCAGTTTTGATGATGCTATAGCCAATGCCGACTCACCCAACAATTTGCGTTTGCGCATAAAGCTGGCAACCGATGGTGCTGCTCCCGCAGCTGCAGAGGCGTCGGTAGTCAAGGCAGCCAGTGCGGTGCCCAGCGGTTTTGGTGAATTGAGTTTACAAAAAATAGATGATGAAGATGGCGCGGAATAA